A window of Streptomyces sp. Je 1-332 genomic DNA:
TTGGCCTCTTCCTCGGCCTCGTGCTCGCGCTCCTCGTCCTCCTCGAGCTTGTTCTCGAAGAAGCCGGAGAGGCCGCCGACGATCAGATAGGTGATCAGACCGGCGATGCCGGAGATCAGTACCGTCTCCGCCTTGTTGACGTGTGTGCCGCCGTGCTGGTGGGCGTGGACGGCGAAGGTCATCGAGGTGATCAGCAGGACGATCAGCGCGATGCAGGCCGACAGCATGTCGACCTTGCCGAGCTTGGCGAGCGGACGCTCGAGCCAGCCCAGCCACTTGATGTCCCGGTCCTCGAAAATGAAGTCCAGGAAGATCATCAACAGGAACATGCCACCGAAGGCGGCGATCGACGGGTGAGCGTCGGTCACCAGCTGCTTGTACATGTCCTTGTCGGTCATCGCCAGGTCGACGGCCTCGATGGGCCCGATCTTGGCGCTGATGGCCACGATGACGACGGGGAAGACCAGCCGCATGCCGAACACGGCGATGAGGATGCCGATGGTGAGGAAGATCTTCTGCCAGAAGGCACTCATCTTCTTCAGGATTCCGGCGTTGACCACCGCGTTGTCGAAGGACAGCGAGATCTCGAGGATGGACAGGATCGCCACGATCCCGAAACCTGTCCACCCCCCGTAGAACACCGCCGCGACCAGGCCGAGCGCGGTAACCGCGAACGACCAGCCGAAGGTTTTCAGAAGCACTGGCTACCCAATCGTGTGTGTACGGGCTCCCGTTTAGCGGTCTCCCCCGCGCCGGTCCCCTGCTTTACGAAACATTGACCCCGAAGTCTAGAGCGATGCCCCGCAGACCTGACGCGTACCCCTGCCCAACGGCACGGAACTTCCATTCGCCCCCGTAGCGATAGACCTCGCCGAAGATCATCGCGGTCTCCGTGGAGGCGTCCTCGGAGAGGTCGTACCGTGCGAGCTCCTGATGGTCCGCCTGGTTGACGACACGGATGAAAGCGTTGCTGACCTGGCCGAACGCCTGACCGCGATTGTCCGCGTCATGGATCGAGACCGGAAAGACGATCTTGTCGCAGGTGGCGGGAACCTTGGAGAGATCGATCAGGAGCGATTCGTCGTCACCGTCACCCTCACCCGTGAGGTTGTCGCCGGTGTGTTCGACGGAGCCGTCCGGGCTCTTGAGGTTGTTGTAGAAGACGAACCACTCGTCGCCGAGAATCCGGCCCGAGTTGCACATCAGCGCGCTGGCGTCGAGGTCGAAGGGTGCTCCGGTGGTGGAGCGCGCGTCCCAGCCGAGGCCGATCAGGACCTGTGTGAGGTTCGGTGCGGCCTTGGAGAGGGAGACGTTGCCTCCCTTGGCGAGCGTGACGCCCATGATGTGGTCCTCCCCGTGGTTCGAGAGCAAGAGTTTCCCGGTCCCCCATGATTCGGGAGCTGTGCCCGGGAGCAGGAGTTTGAGCACGTCCGGCGCCGCACTCGTGGTGTGCGGCGCCGGACGACAAGGCGGAGGGCGTTACTCGGCTCAGACGTTGACGCCGAAGTCCTGCGCGATGCCGCGCAGGCCCGAGGCATAGCCCTGGCCGACGGCGCGGAACTTCCACTCCGCCCCGTTGCGGTACAGCTCGCCGAAGACCATCGCCGTCTCCGTCGAGGCGTCCTCGGAGAGGTCGTACCGCGCGATCTCCGTGCCGCCGTCCTGGTTCACGACGCGGATGAACGCGTTGCGGACCTGGCCGAACGACTGCTGGCGGGTTTCGGCGTCGTAGATCGAGACCGGGAAGACGATCTTGTCCACGTCGGCCGGAACGGCCGCCAGGTTGACCTTGATTCCCTCGTCGTCGCCCTCGCCCTCACCGGTGGTGTTGTCACCGGTGTGCTCGACGGAGCCGTCCGGGCTCTTCAGGTTGTTGAAGAACACGAAGTTGCCGTCACTGCTGACCTTGCCCTCGGCGTTGGTCAGAATGGCGCTGGCGTCGAGGTCGAAGTCCGTACCGGTGGTGGTACGGACATCCCAGCCCAGGCCGACCAGAACCGCGGTCAGGCCGGGCGCCTCCTTGCTCAGCGATACGTTGCCGCCCTTGCTGAGGCTGACTCCCACAGGTCCTCCCAATTGATGTCCAGGGGCGGGGAGCCCCAGTCGTGCTTGCCATCGGATCAACGAGTGGATCCTAGTGACCGGTTCCCGGCCGCCACAGGCTCTGCACCTGAAGAAACACAGGGTGTCACCCCTGAGGAATCACAGGGTGTCGAGCGCCTTGACATACTCGTCGAGGTCGCGGGCGTCCGGCAGGCCGTTGACAACAGTCCAGCGCACCACGCCCTCCTTGTCGATGATGAAGGTGCCGCGCACCGCGCAGCCCTTGTCCTCATCGAAGACCTCATACGCGCGCGACGCCTCGCCGTGCGGCCAGAAATCGGAGAGCAGCGGGTACTCCAGGCCCTCCTGTTCGGCGAAGACGCGCAGGGTGTGGATGGAGTCGTTCGAGACCGCGAGCAGCTGCGTGTCGTCGTTGACGAACTTCGGCAGTTCGTCGCGCAGCGCGCAGAGTTCCCCCGTGCACACACCAGTGAACGCGAACGGATAGAAGAGCAGCACCACGTTCTTCTCGCCGCGGAAGTCCGACAGCTTCACGGTCCGGCCGTGGTTGTCCTTCAGTTCGAAGTCCGGGGCCTTGGTGCCGATCGCCGTTCCAGCGAGCGCCATGAGTTCGCATCCCTTCGATGGGGCTGTTCGGGTGACGACCACCCTACGCAACGGACGTTTCGTCCGATCACCCCGCAGGGCGGGCGCTTTTGCGGCCCGGCCGCCCTCCGGACATGCGTGAGCCCCCACCGGCATGCGTCGGTGGGGGCTCACGGCGATCGGCTCAGTCGACTTCCTGCTGCCTGAGCGGCAGCTTCACCGCTTCTTGGCTGCCGCCTTCGGCGTGACCAGACGGCTGCCCGTCCAGTCCTTGCCCGCGTTGATGCTCTTGGTCTGAGCGAGGCCGGCCGTCTGTGCTGCTTCGTTGATGTCGCTCGGCTCGACATAGCCGTCACGGCCTGTCTTGGGCGTCATCAGCCAGAGGTCGCCGCCCTCTTCGATCAGCTGGGTGGCGTCCACCAGCGCATCCGTCAGGTCGCCGTCGTCCTCGCGGAACCACAGCACCACGGCGTCAGCAGTGTCGTCGTAGTCCTCGTCGACGAGCTCGCTGCCGATCACCCCTTCAATGGCCTCGCGGAGCTCCTGATCGACATCGTCGTCGTAGCCGATCTCCTGGACCACCTGCTCGGGCTGGAAACCCAGCCTCGCGGCAGGGTTGGTCCGCTCCTCCGCGTGGTCCGCGGTCGCGCTCACGGCTTGCCTCCTGATCATGTTTTCGGGAATGCCTTCACCCACGCGCGTGCGCGGGACATTGGCGGTAGTCCACACGGGCGGACCGGATCGCGCAAGTACCCGGCCGTCAAGACCGCTGAAACGGTGACGTTCCCGGCCGTGTCGCCGCAACTCAAGGCCCACCTGCCAGATCCTTCTCCGCTCGCACTCAGCTCGACTTCGCTCGTACGACACCGATCGGAACTGAGGTCCGAACGGCCTTACGAACCGGCTAGGCGGGATGGGCGTATCGTTGCGATTTGGTCGAGCCTACCCCAGGGCCACCGGGCGGACCCGTCGGTTACCTCTCAGTAGAGATGACGATTGCGTCTACGCGGTACACGATGGGGAACGTCTCACAGCCAGGCAGAACCCAGGCGAAAGCCCCAACAGCGAAGGAACAGCGTGGCTTCCGGATCCGATCGCAACCCGATCATCATTGGCGGCCTGCCGAGTCAGGTCCCGGACTTCGATCCCGAAGAGACCCAGGAGTGGCTCGACTCCCTCGATGCCGCGGTCGATGAACGCGGCCGCGAGCGGGCCCGCTACCTGATGCTCCGGCTTATCGAACGTGCGCGCGAGAAGCGCGTCGCCGTGCCCGAGATGCGCAGCACGGACTACGTCAACACGATCGCCACCAAGGACGAGCCGTTCTTCCCCGGCAACGAGGAGATCGAGCGCAAGGTCCTGAACGCGACCCGCTGGAACGCCGCGGTGATGGTGTCGCGCGCCCAGCGCCCCGGCATCGGGGTGGGCGGCCACATCGCCACCTTCGCGTCCTCCGCATCGCTCTACGACGTGGGCTTCAACCACTTCTTCCGCGGCAAGGACGAGGGCGACGGCGGCGACCAGATCTTCTTCCAGGGGCACGCGTCCCCTGGCATCTACGCCCGCGCGTACCTCCTCGACCGGCTCTCCGAGCAGCAGCTCGACGCGTTCCGCCAGGAGAAGTCGAAGGCCCCGAACGGCCTTTCGTCCTATCCGCACCCGCGTCTGATGCCGGACTTCTGGGAGTTCCCGACCGTCTCGATGGGCCTCGGCCCTCTCGGCGCGATCTTCCAGGCGCGGATGAACCGCTACATGGAGGCGCGCGGCATCGCCGACACCTCCAAGTCGCACGTCTGGGCCTACCTCGGCGACGGCGAGATGGACGAGCCCGAGTCGCTCGGCCAGCTCTCCATCGCCGCCCGCGAGGGCCTGGACAACCTCACCTTCGTCGTCAACTGCAACCTCCAGCGCCTCGACGGCCCGGTGCGTGGCAACGGCAAGATCATCCAGGAGCTGGAGTCCCAGTTCCGCGGCGCCGGCTGGAACGTCATCAAGCTGGTCTGGGACCGCAGCTGGGACCCGCTGCTCGCCCAGGACCGCGACGGCGTCCTGGTCAACCGGCTCAACACCACGCCCGACGGCCAGTTCCAGACGTACGCCACCGAGACCGGCTCGTACATCCGTGAGCACTTCTTCGGCGACGACCACCGCCTGCGCTCCATGGTCGAGAACATGACCGACGAGCAGATCCTGCACCTGGGCCGCGGCGGCCACGACCACAAGAAGGTCTACGCGGCGTACGCGGCCGCCAAGGCCCACAAGGGCCAGCCGACCGTCATCCTGGCGCAGACGGTCAAGGGCTGGACCCTCGGCCCGAACTTCGAGGGCCGCAACGCCACCCACCAGATGAAGAAGCTGACGGTCGACGACCTCAAGGGCTTCCGCGACCGCCTGCACATCCCGATCACGGACAAGCAGCTGGAGGACGGCGCCCCGCCGTACTACCACCCGGGCCGTGACTCGGAAGAGATCCAGTACATGCACGACCGCCGCCAGGGCCTCGGCGGTTACGTACCGACCCGCGTGGTCCGCTCGAAGCCTCTCCCCCTCCCGGAGGAGAAGACGTACGCGGCAGCGAAGAAGGGCTCGGGCCAGCAGTCGATCGCCACCACCATGGCGTTCGTCCGCATCCTGAAGGACCTCATGCGGGACAAGGAGATCGGCAAGCGCTTCGTGCTGATCGCCCCCGACGAGTACCGCACCTTCGGCATGGACGCCTTCTTCCCGAGCGCGAAGATCTACAACCCGCTCGGCCAGCAGTACGAGGCCGTCGACCGCGAGCTGCTCCTCGCCTACAAGGAGTCCCCGACCGGCCAGATGCTGCACGACGGCATCTCCGAGGCCGGCTGCACGGCCTCGCTGATCGCCGCGGGCTCGGCCTACGCCACCCACGGCGAACCGCTGATCCCCGTGTACGTCTTCTACTCGATGTTCGGTTTCCAGCGCACCGGCGACCAGTTCTGGCAGATGGCCGACCAGCTGGCCCGCGGCTTCGTACTCGGCGCCACCGCCGGCCGCACGACGCTGACCGGCGAGGGTCTCCAGCACGCGGACGGCCACTCGCAGCTGCTCGCCTCGACCAACCCGGGCTGCGTCGCCTACGACCCGGCCTTCGGCTACGAGATCGCGCACATCGTCAAGGACGGCCTGCGCCGGATGTACGGCCCAGACAGCGAGGACGTCTTCTACTACCTCACCGTCTACAACGAGCCCATCCAGCACCCGGCCGAGCCCGCCGATGTGGACGTCGAGGGCATCCTCAAGGGCATCTACCGCTTCAAGGCGGGCGAGCAGGGCGCCATCCCGGCGCAGATCCTCGCCTCCGGTGTCGCGGTGCCGTGGGCGGTCGAGGCCCAGCAGATCCTCGCTTCGGAGTGGAACGTCAAGGCGGACGTCTGGTCGGCGACCTCCTGGAACGAACTGCGCCGCGAGGCGGTCGACGTGGAGCGCCACAACCTCCTGCACCCCGAGGAGGAGCAGCGCACCCCGTACGTGACGCAGAAGCTGTCCGGCGCCGAGGGCCCGTTCGTGGCCGTCTCCGACTGGATGCGGAGCGTCCCCGACCAGATCTCCCGCTGGGTCCCCGGCACGTACCAGTCCCTGGGCGCCGACGGCTTCGGCTTCGCGGACACCCGCGGTGCGGCCCGCCGCTTCTTCCACATCGACGCGCAGTCGATCGTGGTCGGCGTGCTCACCGAGCTGGCCCGCGAGGGCAGGCTCGACCGCTCCGTACTGAAGCAGGCCATCGACCGCTACCAGCTCCTGGACGTCACGGCGGCCGACCCGGGCGCCGCTGGGGGCGACGCCTAGCACGTCTAGGACGCCTGGGAATGGCGGTGACCGTGCGGTACTCGTCGGCGTGCAGTACGCGCGGACCCCGTAGCACGTAGAGCGTTCGGAGGGTGGTGGGGCGGTGGCTCCCGCCGCCCTCCGGCGTTTCCTACGATGCGCGCATGGAAGCGCCCATGAAGCATCAACCGGCACAGCTGCGTTGGGAGCGACGCACCCAACGTCCGCTCCTCGTGCTCGCGGTGGCCTTCGCCGTCGCCTACGCCGTGCCCATCGTGGTGCCCGACGCGAGCAAGAGCGTCGGAACCACCTGCACGGTGGTGGAGTGGGTCGTCTGGGCCTCGTTCGCCGCTGACTATCTCGTACGCCTCTACCTCACCGACCACCGCAAGCAGTTCGTCCGCTCGCACTGGTTGGACCTCGGTGCTGTCCTCCTCCCCATGTTGCAGCCGCTGCGGTTGCTGCGGCTCGTGTCGACTCTGCTGCTGGTGGGGCGCCGGGCCCGGATGGCGTCGCAGATTCAGCTGACGACATATGTCGCCGGAGCTGTCGTGGGCCTCCTCATGTTCGGTTCGCTGGCTGTCCTTTCGGTGGAGCGGGAGTCACCGAACGGCAATATCAAGACCCTTGGTGACGCGGTGTGGTGGTCCTTCACCACGATGACCACCGTCGGCTACGGCGATCACGCGCCGACGACCGGGCTCGGCCGCGTGCTCGCGGTCGGCCTGATGCTGTCGGGCATCGCACTGCTGGGTGTGGTGACCGCCAATATCGCGGCCTGGTTCATTTCGCGCTTCGACCGGGACGACGTCGAGGAGCGGCGCCAGACAGCGGCGATCGAGGCGCTGACGGCGGAGGTGCGTGCGTTGCGGGCCCAGGTGACCGCACTGTCGGCCGGGGCGGAGCCGGGGGCGGCTGGTGCCTCTGGTGAGCGGGTGGAGGTGCCGCGGCCGGCGCCGACCGCGGAGACTCCCGATGTGCCCCCGGTGCCTCCGGTCAGTTCTCCCAGACCTTGAACGCCCGTACGCGGTAAGGCGATTCCGGGACCCAGCTGCCACCCCCTGGGTAGGTGTCGAACTCGCCGGTCTCGGCACACTCCGCGGATTGGTACGTGGTGACCGGCCGGCCCGTGCGGTTGGCGAGAGCTTGAGCGCTGCCCCCCTCCGGCAGCGCTACACAGCTCTCGATGTCGATTTCGGACAGCTCATACGTCTGTCGGGCGCCTTTGAACTCCGCCTTTCCCCATAGGCAGAGCTCCCCCGGCCCGCAACCGGCGAGCCTGGGCGGGGCTGCGGCCCCGGCGTGCTTCGCGGGTGTCGTGAGATCGGCCTTGGTGACCGGTGCCGTGGCACCGGCCTGTGTGGGGGCGAGGATCATCGTGGCGAGTGTGGCCGCGGCGAAGGTCGTGGGCATGCTCATGCGCATCTGCTTCAACTCCCGTGTCGTGTGGATCACTTGCCAGAACTGTGACCCACTCGCCAGCTCCATCGGAAGGGGTACGGATGTGCGTCACCCAGATAGGCGAAAGCCCCCCAGTAGAACCCTGAGGGGCTTTCCCTGATGCGCGTGCGCGACGGCACCAAATGCGCGTGCGGCGTCACGAGAATGCGCAGGCGCGACGGCTCGGACGCGGCTAGATGTGCCCGACCCCGGCGCCCGCGTCGGCGTTGGCACCGCGCTTGGTCAACGTGGCGACCAGGGCCGCGATGACCGCGACGACACCGGCGACGGTGAAGGCCAGGCCCATGCCGGACACGAACGTGTCATGCGCGACCGAGGTGATCGCCTTGGCGACCGGCTCCGGCGCCTTCGGCGGGACCGGGGCCCCGCCCATCTCGATCACGGCGGACGCCTGGTCCTGCTGCCCGGCCGTCATCGGCGGCAGCTTGGCGTCCGCCCAGT
This region includes:
- a CDS encoding DUF475 domain-containing protein, producing MLLKTFGWSFAVTALGLVAAVFYGGWTGFGIVAILSILEISLSFDNAVVNAGILKKMSAFWQKIFLTIGILIAVFGMRLVFPVVIVAISAKIGPIEAVDLAMTDKDMYKQLVTDAHPSIAAFGGMFLLMIFLDFIFEDRDIKWLGWLERPLAKLGKVDMLSACIALIVLLITSMTFAVHAHQHGGTHVNKAETVLISGIAGLITYLIVGGLSGFFENKLEEDEEREHEAEEEAKRTGKNTGMAMAGKAAFFMFLYLEVLDASFSFDGVIGAFAVTNDIVLMALGLGIGAMYVRSLTVYLVRQGTLDDYVYLEHGAHYAIGALSVILLVTIQYEIHEVITGLVGVVLIAWSFFSSVRRNKRIAAAEGKGKGSGSDEKAEVPSGV
- a CDS encoding TerD family protein, which translates into the protein MGVTLAKGGNVSLSKAAPNLTQVLIGLGWDARSTTGAPFDLDASALMCNSGRILGDEWFVFYNNLKSPDGSVEHTGDNLTGEGDGDDESLLIDLSKVPATCDKIVFPVSIHDADNRGQAFGQVSNAFIRVVNQADHQELARYDLSEDASTETAMIFGEVYRYGGEWKFRAVGQGYASGLRGIALDFGVNVS
- a CDS encoding TerD family protein → MGVSLSKGGNVSLSKEAPGLTAVLVGLGWDVRTTTGTDFDLDASAILTNAEGKVSSDGNFVFFNNLKSPDGSVEHTGDNTTGEGEGDDEGIKVNLAAVPADVDKIVFPVSIYDAETRQQSFGQVRNAFIRVVNQDGGTEIARYDLSEDASTETAMVFGELYRNGAEWKFRAVGQGYASGLRGIAQDFGVNV
- a CDS encoding peroxiredoxin, producing MALAGTAIGTKAPDFELKDNHGRTVKLSDFRGEKNVVLLFYPFAFTGVCTGELCALRDELPKFVNDDTQLLAVSNDSIHTLRVFAEQEGLEYPLLSDFWPHGEASRAYEVFDEDKGCAVRGTFIIDKEGVVRWTVVNGLPDARDLDEYVKALDTL
- a CDS encoding DUF3052 domain-containing protein; amino-acid sequence: MSATADHAEERTNPAARLGFQPEQVVQEIGYDDDVDQELREAIEGVIGSELVDEDYDDTADAVVLWFREDDGDLTDALVDATQLIEEGGDLWLMTPKTGRDGYVEPSDINEAAQTAGLAQTKSINAGKDWTGSRLVTPKAAAKKR
- the aceE gene encoding pyruvate dehydrogenase (acetyl-transferring), homodimeric type; the encoded protein is MASGSDRNPIIIGGLPSQVPDFDPEETQEWLDSLDAAVDERGRERARYLMLRLIERAREKRVAVPEMRSTDYVNTIATKDEPFFPGNEEIERKVLNATRWNAAVMVSRAQRPGIGVGGHIATFASSASLYDVGFNHFFRGKDEGDGGDQIFFQGHASPGIYARAYLLDRLSEQQLDAFRQEKSKAPNGLSSYPHPRLMPDFWEFPTVSMGLGPLGAIFQARMNRYMEARGIADTSKSHVWAYLGDGEMDEPESLGQLSIAAREGLDNLTFVVNCNLQRLDGPVRGNGKIIQELESQFRGAGWNVIKLVWDRSWDPLLAQDRDGVLVNRLNTTPDGQFQTYATETGSYIREHFFGDDHRLRSMVENMTDEQILHLGRGGHDHKKVYAAYAAAKAHKGQPTVILAQTVKGWTLGPNFEGRNATHQMKKLTVDDLKGFRDRLHIPITDKQLEDGAPPYYHPGRDSEEIQYMHDRRQGLGGYVPTRVVRSKPLPLPEEKTYAAAKKGSGQQSIATTMAFVRILKDLMRDKEIGKRFVLIAPDEYRTFGMDAFFPSAKIYNPLGQQYEAVDRELLLAYKESPTGQMLHDGISEAGCTASLIAAGSAYATHGEPLIPVYVFYSMFGFQRTGDQFWQMADQLARGFVLGATAGRTTLTGEGLQHADGHSQLLASTNPGCVAYDPAFGYEIAHIVKDGLRRMYGPDSEDVFYYLTVYNEPIQHPAEPADVDVEGILKGIYRFKAGEQGAIPAQILASGVAVPWAVEAQQILASEWNVKADVWSATSWNELRREAVDVERHNLLHPEEEQRTPYVTQKLSGAEGPFVAVSDWMRSVPDQISRWVPGTYQSLGADGFGFADTRGAARRFFHIDAQSIVVGVLTELAREGRLDRSVLKQAIDRYQLLDVTAADPGAAGGDA
- a CDS encoding potassium channel family protein: MKHQPAQLRWERRTQRPLLVLAVAFAVAYAVPIVVPDASKSVGTTCTVVEWVVWASFAADYLVRLYLTDHRKQFVRSHWLDLGAVLLPMLQPLRLLRLVSTLLLVGRRARMASQIQLTTYVAGAVVGLLMFGSLAVLSVERESPNGNIKTLGDAVWWSFTTMTTVGYGDHAPTTGLGRVLAVGLMLSGIALLGVVTANIAAWFISRFDRDDVEERRQTAAIEALTAEVRALRAQVTALSAGAEPGAAGASGERVEVPRPAPTAETPDVPPVPPVSSPRP
- a CDS encoding peptidase inhibitor family I36 protein translates to MPTTFAAATLATMILAPTQAGATAPVTKADLTTPAKHAGAAAPPRLAGCGPGELCLWGKAEFKGARQTYELSEIDIESCVALPEGGSAQALANRTGRPVTTYQSAECAETGEFDTYPGGGSWVPESPYRVRAFKVWEN